From one Desulfurobacterium thermolithotrophum DSM 11699 genomic stretch:
- a CDS encoding class II fructose-bisphosphate aldolase — protein MEKFTCDELKDALKGIIEVGEDRVKVLDEQKVRNELIDRLIYTAVFGDEGKEKECSRWLIRAIALELDIVPASIHDLYVQGMANGEIDQWFTVPAMNIRGMTYDVMRQIFKIAVEKEIGAFILEIAKSEIGYTEQRPAEYTACALAAAIKEGYKGPVFIQGDHFQFNAKKYAEDPEKELENIKALTKEAIEADFYNIDIDPSTLVDYSKPTLKEQQYFNYLNTAKMTAFIREIEPQGITVSVGGEIGHIGGKNSTPEEFEAFMEGYLESLKKYGKNIPGISKISVQTGTEHGGVPLPDGKIAEVKLDFSVLEKIGEVARKKYSMAGAVQHGASTLPDELFHKFPEVKTAEIHLATGFQNIIYDHLPEDFKQEIYSWLKTELKNEWKEGWTEEQFIYKTRKKAFGPFKKKFWDLPQDVKEKIMAELEKKFRFLFEQLNVYGTKKYIDKYIKPVKIYKRRPY, from the coding sequence ATGGAAAAATTTACCTGTGATGAGCTTAAAGATGCTTTGAAAGGTATTATTGAAGTTGGAGAAGATAGAGTAAAAGTCCTTGACGAACAAAAAGTAAGAAACGAGCTAATAGATAGGCTCATTTACACAGCAGTTTTTGGGGATGAGGGAAAGGAAAAAGAATGCAGCAGATGGCTTATTAGAGCAATAGCTCTTGAATTAGATATTGTCCCAGCATCTATACACGATCTTTACGTACAGGGAATGGCCAATGGAGAAATAGACCAGTGGTTTACAGTTCCTGCAATGAATATTAGGGGAATGACTTACGATGTCATGAGACAGATTTTTAAAATTGCAGTTGAGAAAGAAATTGGAGCTTTTATTCTTGAAATTGCAAAGTCTGAGATTGGTTATACAGAGCAAAGACCAGCTGAATATACAGCTTGTGCACTTGCTGCTGCTATAAAGGAAGGATATAAAGGTCCTGTTTTTATTCAAGGAGACCACTTCCAGTTTAATGCCAAAAAGTACGCTGAGGATCCAGAAAAGGAACTTGAAAATATAAAAGCTCTTACAAAAGAAGCTATTGAAGCTGACTTTTACAACATTGATATTGATCCATCAACACTTGTTGATTATAGTAAGCCTACTCTTAAAGAACAGCAGTATTTTAACTACTTAAACACTGCAAAAATGACAGCTTTTATTAGAGAAATAGAACCTCAGGGAATTACAGTTTCTGTTGGTGGAGAAATTGGACACATCGGTGGTAAGAATTCAACACCGGAAGAATTTGAAGCTTTTATGGAAGGATATCTTGAAAGTCTTAAAAAATATGGAAAAAATATTCCAGGTATTAGTAAGATAAGCGTTCAGACAGGAACTGAACACGGTGGTGTTCCACTCCCAGATGGAAAAATAGCTGAAGTTAAGCTTGACTTTTCTGTTCTTGAGAAGATCGGAGAAGTTGCAAGAAAGAAATACTCAATGGCTGGTGCTGTTCAGCATGGTGCTTCAACGCTTCCAGATGAGCTATTCCACAAGTTCCCTGAAGTAAAAACAGCCGAAATCCATCTCGCGACAGGATTCCAGAATATCATTTATGATCACCTTCCAGAAGATTTTAAACAAGAAATTTATAGCTGGCTCAAGACTGAACTTAAAAACGAGTGGAAAGAGGGCTGGACAGAGGAGCAATTCATCTACAAGACAAGAAAGAAGGCCTTTGGACCATTCAAGAAGAAATTCTGGGATCTACCACAGGACGTGAAAGAGAAGATAATGGCTGAACTTGAAAAGAAGTTTAGGTTCCTCTTTGAACAGTTAAACGTCTATGGAACTAAAAAGTATATTGATAAGTACATTAAGCCTGTTAAGATCTACAAAAGAAGACCTTATTAA
- the folK gene encoding 2-amino-4-hydroxy-6-hydroxymethyldihydropteridine diphosphokinase: protein MKVVLILGTNLGNRLDNLKRAEELIEKFVGRILRKTEIIETAPFGVVNQPSFLNYGLLIDTYHPPSELLKLLKWIEKRVGRYKTFRWGPRVVDIDIIKYENLFINTKSLKIPHPGLQHRAFFVKIYKCLSI from the coding sequence ATGAAAGTAGTTTTAATACTTGGAACAAATCTTGGTAATAGATTAGATAATCTTAAAAGAGCTGAAGAACTTATAGAGAAGTTTGTTGGCAGAATTTTAAGGAAAACTGAAATAATTGAAACGGCCCCTTTTGGTGTTGTCAATCAACCCTCTTTTCTTAACTATGGTCTTCTTATAGATACCTATCATCCTCCTTCTGAACTTCTGAAACTCCTTAAGTGGATAGAGAAAAGAGTAGGAAGATATAAAACTTTTAGATGGGGTCCAAGAGTTGTAGATATAGATATTATTAAGTATGAAAACCTTTTTATTAATACTAAATCGTTAAAAATTCCTCATCCAGGTCTCCAACATAGAGCATTTTTTGTTAAGATTTATAAATGTTTATCAATTTGA
- the rsgA gene encoding ribosome small subunit-dependent GTPase A translates to MVEGIVIERAGQKITVFVPEKNKSYRGIPLGKVKKKDKVYAGDKVKGRIVDSESFAIEVIEERKNLLIRPPIANVEKVVIVATIQNPPFQSFLMDNLLVVYSYLGLDTVIVFNKIDLLDEVGKEELQRWYTIYKNAGYKVIKTSAETKEGIEELRRELLGAISIFAGPSGVGKSSLISKLTGKELRIGEVSRKTERGKHTTREVRLIPFEGSFIGDAPGFSRVEALNFMEKEEVRFYFPEFLRYQCKYSDCLHLNEEGCEVREALKKGEISCERYKNYLKMTKEFVPWLKEVCD, encoded by the coding sequence ATGGTAGAAGGAATAGTTATTGAAAGAGCAGGACAAAAAATAACAGTTTTTGTTCCTGAGAAAAATAAATCTTACAGGGGAATTCCTCTTGGTAAGGTAAAGAAAAAGGATAAAGTTTATGCTGGAGATAAAGTAAAAGGAAGAATTGTTGATAGCGAAAGTTTTGCAATTGAAGTAATTGAGGAAAGGAAAAATCTTCTTATAAGACCACCAATTGCTAATGTAGAAAAAGTAGTTATTGTTGCAACGATTCAAAATCCTCCTTTTCAAAGTTTTTTAATGGATAATTTGCTCGTTGTATATAGCTACTTAGGTCTTGATACGGTTATTGTTTTCAACAAGATTGATCTTCTTGATGAAGTTGGAAAAGAGGAGCTCCAACGCTGGTACACGATTTATAAAAATGCAGGATACAAAGTTATAAAGACAAGTGCAGAAACTAAAGAGGGTATAGAGGAGTTAAGAAGAGAACTTTTAGGAGCGATTTCTATTTTTGCAGGACCATCTGGAGTTGGAAAGAGCTCTCTAATTTCGAAACTAACAGGAAAAGAGCTGAGAATTGGTGAGGTAAGCAGGAAGACAGAAAGAGGAAAACATACAACAAGAGAGGTAAGATTGATTCCGTTTGAAGGCAGTTTCATTGGAGATGCTCCAGGATTTTCAAGGGTTGAAGCACTTAACTTCATGGAGAAAGAAGAAGTTAGATTTTACTTTCCTGAGTTCTTAAGATATCAATGTAAATACTCAGATTGTCTTCATTTAAACGAAGAGGGCTGTGAGGTCAGGGAAGCGCTAAAAAAAGGTGAAATTTCCTGTGAGAGATACAAGAATTATTTAAAGATGACAAAAGAGTTTGTACCTTGGCTTAAGGAGGTTTGCGATTAA
- a CDS encoding DNA repair exonuclease, with product MKIAHISDTHLGYTQYRLSERKKDFFLAFEKAVDRIIEERIDIVIHTGDLFETHQPDMVTLSQCIGILQKLKNAGIEFITITGNHDRVLRKGTIPPHKILEELGLLKLVDPYGVLKMGDLFIAGFRYLPKRMIQQLKASFFEKLQEEVDKSKYSILMFHQGIGQYLPHEESFEMEIFDLPQGFKYYAGGHIHVFVKEKLYNGIFSYAGSTEFRSKKEVLSGRRGFNIFDFKTNELKRIEIEGLRSFELLKVSEDKDDIKEKLKELSQRIECYEIPPVVLIDYVYKTTEPEVFKVIFQEIERRALYLKINKKRVTEETIEIESEKGKSFSEFLTDFLKEKNYGETVIKLAEEVIESQTEHVEDILKDYVKKEVGKDWEEIEKYLQESF from the coding sequence TTGAAAATAGCTCACATTTCAGATACCCATCTTGGCTATACTCAGTATAGACTATCTGAAAGAAAAAAAGATTTCTTTTTAGCATTTGAAAAAGCTGTAGACAGAATTATTGAAGAAAGAATTGATATAGTTATTCATACTGGTGACCTTTTTGAAACCCATCAGCCTGATATGGTGACTTTATCTCAGTGTATTGGTATTCTTCAAAAACTCAAAAATGCAGGAATAGAGTTTATAACAATTACCGGAAACCATGACAGAGTTTTAAGAAAAGGAACCATTCCACCACATAAAATTTTAGAAGAGCTTGGTCTTTTAAAACTTGTAGATCCTTATGGTGTACTAAAAATGGGAGATCTTTTTATTGCTGGTTTTAGATATCTTCCTAAAAGAATGATTCAACAACTTAAAGCTTCTTTTTTTGAAAAATTACAAGAAGAAGTAGATAAAAGCAAGTACTCTATATTAATGTTCCATCAGGGAATTGGGCAGTATCTTCCTCATGAAGAAAGCTTTGAAATGGAAATTTTTGACTTACCACAAGGTTTTAAATACTATGCTGGTGGACATATTCATGTTTTTGTAAAGGAAAAGCTATACAATGGAATTTTTAGTTATGCAGGTTCTACAGAATTTCGTTCAAAAAAGGAAGTTCTTTCAGGAAGGAGAGGCTTCAACATTTTTGATTTTAAAACAAATGAACTCAAACGTATCGAAATAGAAGGATTAAGGTCGTTTGAACTCCTTAAAGTTTCTGAAGATAAAGATGATATAAAAGAAAAATTGAAAGAATTGTCCCAACGAATAGAATGCTATGAAATTCCACCTGTTGTTTTAATCGATTACGTATACAAAACCACTGAACCTGAGGTTTTTAAGGTAATCTTTCAAGAAATAGAAAGGAGAGCTCTCTACCTTAAGATAAACAAAAAAAGGGTTACCGAAGAAACAATTGAAATTGAAAGTGAAAAGGGAAAATCTTTTTCAGAGTTTTTGACTGATTTCTTAAAGGAAAAAAATTATGGAGAAACGGTTATTAAATTGGCCGAAGAAGTTATCGAGTCTCAAACTGAACATGTTGAAGACATATTAAAAGATTATGTTAAGAAGGAAGTCGGAAAAGATTGGGAGGAAATAGAAAAGTATCTGCAGGAAAGTTTTTAA
- a CDS encoding HD-GYP domain-containing protein encodes MLEPTLDISKLLLAVSSLNSLANPILNNHNYKVAFISYLIAREISYSSEFLYNILVAGLFHDIGLLMVHSKDDIASVSNLELEEEQRLHIHSEVGYQLLKKFPYFSKIAKIVKYHHYPYKESFRKEVPYSSSIIYLADRIDVFIASKIKNENPYSKISLFLPQLEDYLLRYKGKKLDPKLVDLFLKKICPKEAFWYEILNRSCLEETLEKLLKNFENRLPTEAFYDFTQLLAYLIDFKSPFTATHSSGVAQTALALANLFNFTYPDLMKMHIAGLLHDIGKIAIPSTILEKPDRLTEEEYNVMKSHVFFSYKIISKLEVEKDIVEWASYHHETLDGSGYPFKLREEDLSLGSRIMAVADIFTALMEDRPYKKGLPIKKAMAIIDMLANKNKLDKNVVYVLKKILRK; translated from the coding sequence ATGTTAGAACCTACTTTGGATATATCTAAGCTTTTACTTGCAGTTTCTTCTTTAAATAGCTTGGCTAATCCTATCTTAAATAATCATAACTATAAAGTGGCCTTTATTTCTTATCTTATAGCGCGAGAAATAAGTTATTCAAGTGAGTTTCTTTATAACATCTTAGTGGCTGGACTTTTTCATGATATAGGTCTTTTAATGGTACATTCAAAAGATGACATTGCTTCAGTTAGTAATCTTGAATTGGAGGAAGAGCAACGATTACATATTCATTCAGAGGTTGGATACCAACTCTTAAAGAAGTTTCCCTATTTTTCTAAAATAGCTAAAATAGTAAAATATCATCACTATCCTTATAAAGAGTCTTTTAGAAAAGAAGTTCCTTATAGTTCTTCTATTATATACTTAGCCGATAGAATAGACGTTTTTATCGCTTCAAAAATTAAGAATGAAAATCCTTATTCCAAGATTTCCTTATTTCTTCCACAATTGGAAGATTATCTTTTAAGGTATAAAGGGAAAAAACTAGATCCTAAACTTGTTGATCTTTTCTTAAAGAAAATATGTCCAAAGGAAGCTTTTTGGTATGAAATTTTAAATAGAAGTTGTTTAGAAGAGACTTTGGAAAAACTGTTAAAAAACTTTGAAAATCGCCTACCAACAGAAGCATTTTACGATTTTACACAACTATTAGCTTATCTTATAGACTTTAAAAGTCCTTTTACTGCTACTCATTCTTCTGGAGTTGCACAGACTGCATTGGCGTTAGCAAATCTTTTTAACTTTACCTATCCGGATTTAATGAAAATGCACATTGCTGGTCTTCTTCATGATATAGGAAAAATAGCTATTCCTTCTACTATTTTAGAAAAACCCGATAGATTAACTGAAGAAGAGTATAATGTAATGAAATCTCATGTTTTCTTCAGCTATAAGATTATATCTAAGCTGGAAGTTGAAAAGGATATAGTTGAATGGGCATCTTATCATCATGAAACTTTAGATGGAAGTGGTTATCCATTTAAACTTAGAGAAGAAGATTTATCATTAGGTTCCAGAATTATGGCTGTTGCTGACATTTTTACAGCTCTCATGGAAGACCGTCCTTATAAAAAAGGATTACCTATAAAAAAAGCAATGGCAATAATTGATATGTTAGCAAATAAAAATAAGCTAGATAAAAACGTGGTTTATGTATTGAAAAAAATCTTGAGAAAGTAA
- a CDS encoding ComF family protein has protein sequence MGGNRKVSAGKFLRNFILDLLFPEYCLVCGSFLFLDHSYIACNNCWESYFKEFKGKKCSTCGYPLKLKPGTAYSCRDCLETGRSFSFDGVEYFGIYSDLIDLAIKTLKFEKKLPVGWKIGETIKEHIQKYIYQTKVDCVIPVPLHKEELKERGFNQCEEILKGAEISFVRGIKKAYKVERQSSLPLEKRVENIKGIFEVVEKVWGKRILLFDDVFTTGSTVNEISRVLKENGASKVFVYSVARSI, from the coding sequence TTGGGAGGAAATAGAAAAGTATCTGCAGGAAAGTTTTTAAGAAATTTCATTCTTGATTTGCTTTTTCCAGAATACTGTCTTGTCTGTGGCTCTTTTCTCTTTTTAGATCATTCCTACATAGCCTGCAATAACTGCTGGGAAAGTTATTTCAAAGAGTTCAAAGGTAAAAAGTGTTCTACTTGTGGTTATCCATTAAAGCTAAAACCAGGAACAGCCTACTCTTGTAGAGATTGCCTTGAAACAGGAAGAAGCTTTTCTTTTGATGGTGTAGAGTACTTTGGAATCTACAGTGATTTAATAGATTTAGCAATAAAAACCTTAAAGTTTGAAAAAAAACTTCCAGTAGGCTGGAAAATAGGAGAAACAATAAAAGAACACATTCAAAAGTACATATATCAAACTAAAGTAGATTGCGTAATTCCTGTACCTTTACATAAAGAAGAATTAAAAGAAAGGGGATTTAACCAGTGTGAAGAAATTTTAAAAGGAGCTGAAATTTCTTTTGTTAGAGGTATTAAAAAAGCTTATAAAGTAGAAAGACAGTCTTCTCTTCCCTTAGAAAAGAGGGTAGAAAATATAAAAGGGATTTTCGAGGTTGTTGAAAAAGTATGGGGAAAAAGAATTTTGCTGTTTGATGATGTTTTTACAACTGGCTCTACAGTTAATGAAATATCAAGGGTTTTAAAAGAAAACGGAGCTTCTAAGGTTTTTGTTTATAGCGTTGCAAGGAGTATTTAA
- the panB gene encoding 3-methyl-2-oxobutanoate hydroxymethyltransferase, whose amino-acid sequence MAITTATFLEKKKRGEKITVLTAYDYLTAKIVDSAGVDAILVGDSLGMVALGYSSTIPVTMEEMIHHTKAVVRGRKNAMVIFDMPFLSYQTGVKDAILNAGRALKETGCDAVKIEGGVTQKEVIRALVDSGIPVMGHIGLQPQSVNVYGGYKLRGKGEEREKIIEDAKAVEEAGAFAVVLEKIPQSLSKEITESLSIPTIGIGAGKYCDGQVLVFHDMVGLFEEFKPKFVKRYAELGKLAREAVKQYIEEVKSGKFPGREHSY is encoded by the coding sequence ATGGCTATAACTACTGCAACATTTTTGGAAAAAAAGAAGAGAGGAGAAAAAATAACGGTTTTGACTGCTTACGATTATTTAACTGCAAAGATTGTTGATAGTGCTGGAGTTGATGCAATTTTGGTAGGAGATTCTCTTGGAATGGTAGCTCTTGGGTATTCATCTACTATTCCTGTAACAATGGAGGAGATGATTCATCATACAAAAGCTGTTGTTAGAGGTAGGAAAAATGCAATGGTTATCTTTGATATGCCGTTCCTTTCTTATCAAACAGGAGTAAAAGATGCTATTTTAAACGCAGGAAGAGCTCTAAAAGAAACAGGATGCGATGCTGTGAAGATTGAAGGCGGAGTTACTCAAAAGGAAGTAATTAGAGCTCTTGTAGATTCCGGAATTCCTGTTATGGGACACATTGGGCTTCAACCTCAAAGTGTTAACGTTTATGGTGGTTACAAACTAAGAGGTAAGGGAGAAGAAAGAGAAAAAATCATAGAAGATGCTAAAGCCGTTGAGGAAGCTGGAGCTTTTGCAGTTGTTCTTGAGAAAATACCTCAGAGTCTGTCAAAAGAGATAACAGAAAGCCTTTCAATCCCAACTATTGGAATTGGAGCTGGAAAGTACTGTGATGGGCAGGTTCTTGTTTTTCATGATATGGTTGGTCTTTTTGAAGAGTTCAAGCCAAAGTTTGTAAAGCGTTACGCAGAGCTCGGAAAACTTGCAAGAGAAGCCGTTAAACAGTACATTGAAGAAGTAAAGTCTGGAAAGTTTCCAGGCAGGGAGCATTCTTATTGA
- the der gene encoding ribosome biogenesis GTPase Der codes for MKRLPVISIVGRPNVGKSSLFNRLLEKKVAIIDDTPGVTRDRIVQEADIDDHKVILVDTGGVDTSGEGFAKETTEQAKRAMEEADIIVFVVDGKEGITPLDEEVAKILRKWKKPIIVAVNKIDEPYMEDLIYDAYRLGFPEVIPISTIHKIGIPTLKERILELLPQELRESAKETFEKEEKRKKAEKLISGESREELEELIDTLEGGKDYIIEEDVEKEPIKVAIVGRPNMGKSTLLNALVGEERAIVSDIPGTTRDAIDTYAKIGDDEFIFIDTAGIRRRGKIKDIEYYSYLRALDAIDRADVVVLLVDAEEGPTDRDTKISGIALDKFKPIIIAVNKIDKLQNQKEWERLHRELDLNFDFIPYAPRVFISAKEKKGLEELIKQIKDVYKQYTKKVRTGEFNRALKELMEIHQPPVYKNKVVKIYYGTQVKTKPPTFLLFSNYPEGIPKSFRRFLENRLREKFGFNKIPIRIVFKKR; via the coding sequence ATGAAAAGATTACCTGTTATCTCTATAGTCGGAAGACCAAACGTTGGGAAATCTTCCTTATTTAATAGACTTCTTGAAAAAAAGGTTGCAATCATTGACGATACTCCAGGAGTTACAAGAGATAGAATAGTTCAAGAAGCAGATATAGATGACCATAAAGTTATTCTTGTTGATACTGGTGGAGTTGATACTTCTGGTGAAGGTTTTGCAAAAGAAACAACAGAACAAGCAAAGAGAGCAATGGAAGAAGCCGATATTATTGTGTTTGTTGTTGACGGAAAAGAAGGTATTACCCCCTTAGATGAAGAAGTAGCAAAAATCTTAAGAAAGTGGAAAAAACCAATCATTGTTGCTGTTAATAAGATAGATGAACCTTACATGGAAGATCTAATCTACGATGCATATAGGCTTGGATTTCCTGAAGTAATTCCTATTTCAACTATTCACAAGATTGGAATTCCAACATTAAAAGAAAGAATCTTAGAACTTTTACCTCAAGAACTCAGAGAAAGTGCAAAAGAAACTTTTGAAAAAGAAGAAAAGAGAAAAAAAGCAGAAAAACTTATTTCTGGAGAAAGTAGAGAAGAGCTTGAAGAACTCATTGATACACTTGAAGGAGGAAAAGATTACATAATAGAAGAAGATGTAGAAAAAGAACCGATAAAGGTTGCAATAGTTGGACGTCCTAATATGGGAAAATCTACTCTTCTCAACGCTCTTGTTGGAGAAGAAAGAGCAATAGTTAGCGACATTCCTGGAACAACAAGAGATGCAATAGACACTTACGCAAAAATTGGAGATGATGAGTTTATCTTTATAGATACTGCTGGAATAAGGAGACGGGGAAAGATAAAGGATATTGAATATTACTCTTACTTACGAGCTCTTGATGCAATAGATAGAGCAGATGTAGTAGTTCTTTTAGTAGATGCAGAAGAAGGACCAACAGATAGGGATACGAAAATTTCAGGGATTGCTCTTGATAAATTTAAACCAATAATTATTGCTGTTAACAAGATAGACAAACTTCAAAACCAAAAAGAATGGGAAAGGCTCCATAGAGAACTCGATCTTAACTTTGACTTTATTCCTTATGCTCCGAGAGTTTTTATATCTGCCAAAGAAAAGAAAGGTCTTGAAGAACTAATTAAACAGATAAAAGACGTTTATAAACAGTACACAAAGAAAGTAAGAACGGGAGAATTCAACAGGGCTCTAAAAGAGCTCATGGAAATTCATCAACCACCTGTTTATAAGAATAAAGTTGTAAAAATTTATTATGGAACCCAAGTAAAAACTAAACCTCCTACTTTTCTTCTTTTCTCAAACTACCCTGAAGGCATTCCAAAATCCTTTAGGAGATTTTTAGAAAACAGACTTAGAGAAAAGTTTGGATTCAACAAGATACCAATAAGAATTGTATTTAAAAAAAGATAA
- a CDS encoding CinA family protein, with product MKPEVELKELLLKKRLKLSTAESCTGGLVAARIVNVPGSSEYFMGGVVAYDNSIKMKVLNVSPETLLKFGAVSEETAKEMVLGVKKLMNTECAISTTGIAGPTGETPEKPVGLTYIGVSVGDRVEVFKFIFEDKDPDEVARRNNRRRKTAKKALKLLVQMLKEEK from the coding sequence ATGAAACCAGAAGTTGAACTTAAAGAGCTCCTTTTGAAAAAAAGACTAAAGCTTTCAACTGCTGAAAGCTGCACTGGAGGGCTTGTAGCAGCAAGGATTGTAAATGTACCGGGGAGCTCTGAATACTTTATGGGTGGTGTAGTTGCCTACGATAATTCAATAAAGATGAAGGTTTTAAACGTCAGCCCAGAAACGCTTTTAAAGTTTGGTGCAGTTAGTGAAGAGACTGCAAAGGAAATGGTTTTAGGGGTTAAAAAGCTCATGAACACAGAATGTGCTATTTCAACTACTGGAATTGCAGGACCTACGGGAGAAACTCCCGAAAAGCCGGTGGGACTCACATACATTGGAGTTTCTGTTGGAGACAGAGTGGAAGTTTTTAAATTTATCTTTGAAGATAAGGATCCAGATGAAGTTGCAAGGAGAAATAACAGGCGAAGGAAAACTGCAAAGAAAGCTCTCAAACTTCTTGTTCAAATGCTAAAAGAGGAAAAATGA
- a CDS encoding ABC transporter ATP-binding protein has protein sequence MILEIKEVFKSFPVKKSFFGKVEKVINALNGISLSIFPKETVGVIGESGCGKSTLGKVILDLERPDKGKVLYKGKEIQTLSKEGYKIYRKNVQAIFQNPQNSLNPRMKIWEIVTEGLKINYDLSQKELEEKAKELLSTVGLSSSYLNRYPHQLSGGQKQRIAIARAIALNPELIVADEPTSALDVSVQAQVVNLLVDIQERQGVSYFFISHSLPVVEAISDRVIVMYKGYIVEEGTSKEVFSDTKHPYTKVLISSVPVPDPIKKRKVLKLPDIDTEETIKTGCPFYPRCPKRNKDCLTYDMKPIEISLTHKVSCLLYT, from the coding sequence ATGATTCTTGAAATCAAAGAAGTTTTCAAATCTTTTCCCGTAAAGAAGAGTTTTTTCGGAAAAGTTGAAAAAGTCATAAATGCTCTTAACGGTATTTCTCTTTCCATTTTTCCAAAAGAAACTGTTGGAGTAATTGGAGAAAGTGGTTGTGGAAAGTCGACTCTTGGAAAGGTAATTCTTGATCTTGAAAGACCTGATAAAGGGAAAGTTCTTTACAAAGGAAAAGAAATTCAAACTCTAAGTAAAGAAGGCTATAAAATTTATAGAAAAAACGTTCAAGCGATATTTCAAAATCCTCAAAATTCTCTAAATCCAAGAATGAAAATTTGGGAGATAGTTACAGAGGGATTGAAAATAAATTATGACCTTTCACAGAAAGAGTTAGAGGAAAAAGCAAAAGAGCTCCTTTCTACAGTTGGACTATCGTCTTCTTATCTTAATAGATATCCTCATCAGCTTTCAGGAGGCCAAAAGCAACGAATAGCTATTGCAAGAGCAATAGCACTTAACCCTGAACTTATAGTTGCAGATGAACCAACTTCTGCTCTTGATGTTTCGGTTCAAGCTCAGGTAGTAAATCTTCTTGTAGATATTCAAGAAAGGCAAGGGGTTTCTTACTTTTTTATTTCTCATTCTCTTCCTGTTGTGGAAGCTATTAGCGATAGAGTAATAGTTATGTACAAAGGATATATAGTTGAAGAAGGTACTTCAAAGGAAGTATTTTCAGATACCAAACACCCTTATACAAAAGTCTTAATATCGTCTGTTCCCGTTCCAGATCCAATCAAAAAGAGAAAAGTTTTAAAACTTCCAGATATTGACACAGAAGAAACAATAAAGACGGGCTGTCCTTTCTATCCAAGATGTCCAAAAAGAAATAAAGATTGTTTAACTTACGATATGAAACCTATAGAGATTTCTCTAACTCACAAAGTTAGTTGCCTTTTGTATACTTAA
- the hisC gene encoding histidinol-phosphate transaminase, whose protein sequence is MFSLPEHIKKVHVYEPGKPEDELKRELGLREIVKLASNENPLGPSPAAVRAIIEDLKNLNRYPDGNSYYLKRALAKHLGVGIENLFVGLGSNEALDIISRAYLRPGLNAVYSEKSFAVYPIVVQLAGAEHKVVKVKDNYYMDLKAHLDAIDENTAVVFLANPNNPTGTAFSRTEFETFLKDFPDNVLLVLDEAYYEYAVGAGFDIENGVEYIHEKNIVVTRTFSKIYGLAGLRLGYAVAKKEIIDDMNRIRQPFNVTRPAQVGGVAALEDKMFIKHSQVVNEEGKKYLYEQFEKLGLPYVPTYANFILVKVGFPSREVFKRLLQKGVIVRAMDGYGFNDHIRVTVGTMRENIIFINKLKEVLEELKDESL, encoded by the coding sequence ATGTTTTCTCTTCCAGAACATATAAAAAAAGTTCACGTTTACGAACCAGGAAAACCTGAAGATGAACTTAAAAGGGAATTAGGACTAAGAGAAATAGTTAAGTTAGCTTCAAACGAAAATCCTTTAGGACCATCTCCCGCAGCAGTAAGGGCAATAATTGAGGATTTAAAAAACTTAAATAGATATCCTGATGGGAACTCTTATTATTTAAAAAGAGCTCTTGCAAAGCATCTTGGAGTCGGAATTGAAAACCTCTTTGTTGGTCTTGGTTCAAATGAAGCTTTGGACATAATCTCCAGAGCTTACCTTAGACCAGGTCTTAACGCTGTTTACAGTGAAAAATCTTTTGCTGTTTATCCAATAGTTGTTCAACTTGCAGGTGCCGAGCATAAAGTAGTAAAAGTAAAGGATAACTACTATATGGATTTAAAAGCTCATTTAGATGCAATTGACGAAAACACTGCAGTTGTTTTTCTTGCAAATCCGAATAACCCAACCGGAACCGCATTTTCAAGAACCGAATTTGAAACCTTTCTAAAAGACTTTCCAGACAATGTTCTTTTAGTATTAGATGAAGCCTACTATGAATATGCAGTAGGAGCAGGTTTTGATATAGAAAACGGCGTTGAATACATACACGAAAAAAATATTGTTGTAACAAGAACTTTTTCAAAAATCTATGGACTTGCTGGACTAAGACTTGGATACGCAGTTGCCAAAAAAGAAATAATCGACGACATGAACAGAATAAGACAACCATTTAACGTTACAAGACCTGCTCAAGTTGGAGGAGTTGCGGCACTTGAAGATAAAATGTTCATTAAACATTCTCAAGTTGTAAACGAAGAGGGCAAAAAATACCTTTACGAGCAATTTGAAAAACTCGGTCTTCCTTATGTTCCGACCTATGCAAACTTTATACTTGTTAAAGTTGGATTTCCAAGTAGAGAAGTCTTTAAAAGGCTCCTTCAAAAAGGTGTAATAGTTAGAGCAATGGATGGTTATGGTTTTAATGACCACATTAGAGTTACTGTAGGAACGATGAGGGAAAATATAATCTTTATAAATAAACTAAAAGAAGTTTTAGAAGAATTAAAGGACGAATCACTATGA